The sequence GTATGAAAAGGAAATTTTACCGGAATTTCCACAACTTAATATGATAACGGTAACAATTGATGAATTATTTGAACTTCTCAGGTCAGCTAAATGCTATATTGGTAACGATACAGGGCCTATGCATGCAGCAGCGGCTGTAGGTTGTCCTGTTACAGGAATAATAAGCGCTCGAAACTTGCCCGGCCAATGGGATCCCGATATTGAATCCAGACTTTTAATCAGACATAGAACAGATTGTGAAGGGTGCTGGCTGGATAAATGTATTAAAGAAAATCATAAATGCATGATGTCGATTACAGTGCCAGAAGTTATTAATGAAGTTCAACCTTTTATAAAAAAATTAATCGAGACCAGAGGCTAGAATATAACTATGTCATGGATTCTCACATTTCAATATAATGGCTTGATTGAATGACCATTTTAATCATAAAAAATTGATGTTATGAAATTACTGGTTGTTATTCCTTCTTATTGGCCCGCCATAAAATTTGGGGGACCAATTCACTCTGTGCATACATTAAACAAGACGCTTGTAAAAATGAAGATTGATGTAACTGTTTTTTCCACTAATGCCGGCATTGAAAAAATAGTGCCAGTTAATGAGGAAATCATCAGGGATGGCGTAAAAATCACTTACTTCTCATATTCTAAACGCTTCGAATTCATGGCTGCCACAGGCTGGCAGTTTTCACGATGCTTAATTAATGAATTAAAAAAATCGTTAAAAAATTTCGATCTTGTTTATATTACCCCCATATGGAATTTTCCCGTATCAATTGCAGCGCACTATTGCCGCAAGTTTAAAGTTCCTTATGTTATTTCTCCCAGGGGAACAATGTACGGAGAGACGCTTTCCAAGAAAGCATGGAAAAAAATGATCTATTACTGGCTTGTATCCAATAGGGATATTAAACATGCATCTGCTATTCATTATACAACTCATGATGAGGCAGAACGATGCTATATACCCCATAGACGATCTGAAAATGCCATAATCCTTCCAAACGGAATAGATCTTTCAGACTTTAAAGACCTTCCATCAAAAAAGGCGCTGAGGACTAAATACCCTTACCTGGAAAATAAAAAAGTCATCTTGTTTATGGGTCGAATAAACTGGAAAAAGGGCCTCGACATATTAATAGACGCATATGGAAAACTTGTAAGTGAAAGAGATGATGTTCATTTAATTATTGCAGGAAATGATGAGAATGGATATATAAACCAGGTAAAAAAGTGGATAAATACGTATGGTATGAAATATTTCGATGCTTCATCAGGTACGATAACGATTAATGAAATACCGGATGTTACTTTTACAGGATTAATTAAGGATAAGGAAAAATTAATAGCTTATGCAGGGAGTGACTTATTTGTTCTGCCATCATATTCTGAAAATTTTGGGATGTCTGTAATTGAGTCAATGGCAACAGGAACAGCGGTTTTAATATCAAACCATGTAGGGCTTTACAAGGAGGTTGTAAAAAATAATGCCGGTTTTATCGTTAAAACAACATGGGAAAGTATTTATGAAGGATTAGCAGAAATGCTTGATAACGATCGGCATCGGAATATGCTTTCAAATAACGGAAAGAAAATGGTCCGGGATTGTTACAACATTGAAAATATTGGTAATAATATGATTAATGCCTTTAAGAAAGTCCTAAACAGTGTTTGATGAAATAACAAAAGATTATGGTTGGGAAATCCCGAATCCTTTCCCCCGGTGTAACTATGATTTAATCTTATCAGCAGAGCTAATTGGGCGCCTCTATAATCGGGACCTTTATTTAAAAAATCTAAATAGCTGGCTGAAAGAAGGAAGCTACCTTATTATTACAACGCCCTGCCACGGATATTTAAAAAACCTTATTATTGCCCTGACAAATAAATTTGATAATCATATAAACAGTCTATGGGAAGGTGGCCACATTAAATTTTTTTCAAAAAAGACACTCAGCCATTTGCTCCGGGATAACGGTTTTAAACCAATTTACTTTAAGGGTAGCGGGCGCATGCTCTATCTTTGGAAATCAATGATCATTATAGCAAAGAAATTATGACTTTACCTATTTCTGTTATCATCCTGACTTACAATGAAGAAAACAACATTGAAGATTGCCTCAATAGTCTTACCGGTTGGATTCGTGAAATATTTATTGTAGATTCATATTCTACTGATCGTACACTTCAAATTGCTGAGAAATATACTGACAAAATTTACCAGCATCACTTTGAAAACTATTCTCGACAAAGAAACTGGGCACTCGAAACCCTACCCATAAAAACTGATTGGATCATGAATATAGATGCCGACCACCGGATCACAGCTGAGCTTAAAAATAAGCTCCTTGGTATCTTTAGTGATAAGATTGATGAAGAAATAAATGGATATATTGCAAGTCGTCGAACAATTTTTATGGGCCGCTGGATTCATTATGGTGGTCACTACCCTGTCTACCATGCATTTCTATTTCGTAGAGGCTTTGGTATTTGTGAAAATAAGCTTTATGATCAACACTTCCTTGTTAAGGGAAGAGTGGAAAAAATCCCCTGTGACATAATAGATATAATTTCAGATTCCATTACCAGGTTTACGGAAAGGCATAATCATTGGGCATCACTGGAAGCATCTGAACAATTAATTAGTAACACCGGTAATAGGAGTATAGTAGAACCCAGGATTTCCGGCCATGAAATAGAAAAAAGAAGATATAAACGTGAAATATATTACAAGCTCCCTCTTTTCGCTCGTGCTTTTCTTTTTTTTATTTATCGTTATATCTTCAAATTAGGCTTTTTGGATGGAAAAGAAGGTTTGATTTTTCATTTTTTACAGGGTTTCTGGTTTCGCTTCCTCATTGATGCAAAACTATATGAAATAAAGAAACAATCTATAAAAAAATGATTATTCTTGGTCTCAACGCATATCATGGTAATGCATCAGCCGCCATCGTTGTTGATGGTAAACTGCTCGCTGCTGTCGAAGAAGAGCGTTTCAACAGGATTAAAAACTGGGCAGGCTTGCCTGTTGAGTCCATAAAATTTTGCCTCAATGAGGCAAAGATACTTATAGATAAAGTTGATCATATTGCTGTTAACCGTAATCCCAAAGCAAATATATCAAAAAAAGCCCTCTTTGCGCTATCGAGGAAACCCCCATTAAGAATAATTGCGGATCGTCTGAAAAATGCGTCAAAAATTGGAGATATAAAGTCAGAACTCACCTCCCTTTTTGAAACAAATATTAAAGCACAAATGCATAACATTGAACATCACATAGCTCATCTTGCCAGTACTTTCTTTGTTTCACCATTTGATAAAGCGGCTCTTCTGTCAGTCGATGGTTTTGGTGATTTTGTAGGCGCTATGTGGGGAATAGGGTCTGAAAACAGAATTAATGTGAAGCACCGAACTTTTTTTCCGCACTCACTGGGACTTTTCTACCTGGCCTTTACGCAATATCTCGGATTCTCCAATTACGGTGATGAATATAAGGTCATGGGCCTTGCACCTTATGGCGAACCTCGCTTTATGAATGAAATGAATAAAGTAATAAAAATTAATTTTTCAAAAGACAAGCCCTTTGAACTTGACCTTGATTACTTTATCCATCATTCAAAGGGAGTCAGGATGACCTGGGATAAGGGGATACCCGAGATGGGACCTGTCTATTCTGATAAGTTAATTTCTCTCTTTGGTCCTGCAAGACAAAAAGGAGAAGAACTAACTCAAAGGCATAAAGACATCGCTCATTCTCTTCAAAAGAGATATGAAGAAGCTTTCTTTCATATTTTAAGTCAGGTGTATGAAAAAACGAAATCTAAAAACCTTGCCCTTTCCGGAGGTTGCGCTATGAACAGTGTTGCAAACGGGAAGATCTTCGAGGGAACCCCTTTTAGAGAGGTTTACATCCAGCCTGCTGCGGGAGATGCCGGAGGCGCCATCGGGGCAGCCTATTATGTATGGAACCAGATTCTGGGAAATAAACGATCCTTTGTTTTTGAGAAACCCTATGTGGGGCCTCAATTTAATGATGCTCAAATAGAAATACTGATTAATACAAAGCAAGATGAATTAGAAGAATTTATCATCGATAAGATCAATGATCAGGCCCTTTTATGTAAAAAAGCAGCAGAAGAAATTTCAAAAGGCAAGGTAACAGGCTGGTTTCAGGGACGCATGGAGTGGGGATCACGGGCACTTGGTAACCGGAGTATCCTTGGTGACCCGCGCAGAATGGATATGAAAGATATTCTCAATAAAAAAATAAAAAGAAGAGAATCATTCAGGCCCTTTGCTCCTTCCATTAATATTGAAGCCACATCAGAATATTTTGAAAGGTCTTATCCCGATCCCTTTATGCTAAAAGTTTATAAAGTAAAAGAGTCAAAGCGTAAAATCATACCAGCGGTAACCCATATAGATGGGAGTGGAAGGCTCCAGACCGTCAGTAAAGAGATCAATCCCTTATACTGGAAATTAATCAATGAATTCAGGAAAATCACAGAGGTACCTGTTCTGCTCAACACATCATTCAATGAAAATGAACCGATAGTATGCAAACCTGATGAAGCCCTCAATTGCTTCCTGCGAACTAATATGGATGTTTTGGTTTTGGGTAATTACTTTATCAAAAGAAGACAATGAAAATATCCATTGTTACCCCCACGCTCAATGCCTCAAAAACAATAAAAAAATGCATTAAAAGCATTAACAGTCAAGACTACCCTCATACTGAGCATGTAATCATTGATGGAAATTCGAAAGATGGGACCCTAGAAATTATTAACAGGTATCCATCAAATAATCGAATAGTCCTTTCAGAATCAGATCATGGTATTTATGATGCCATGAACAGAGGCATATTAATGGCAAGCGGGGAAATCATTGGAATACTAAATGCCGATGATTTTTATCCTGACAACAATATAATTTCAAGAGTAGTCAATGCATTTGAAGAAAATGAAACTGACTCCTGTTATGGAGACCTGATTTACGTTGACCCGATAAATACGACCCAATTTATTCGCTACTGGAAATCATCTCCCTATAATGATAAACTCTTCTACAAAGGTTGGATGCCTCCGCATCCAACTTTTTTTGTAAAAAAAAGAGCCTATGAAAATTACGGTCTATACAGGCTTGACCTGGGAACAGCGGCTGATTATGAACTTATGCTACGATTTCTGCTAAAATTCAGCATTTCAACACATTATATTCCTCACGTTCTTGTCAAAATGAGAACAGGTGGAAAAAGCAACCTGTCCATTAAAAACAGGATAATGGCAAACATTAATGACAGAAAAGCATGGAAAATAAATGGTCTCAAACCAAAACCATGGACTCTTTTTCTAAAACCCCTTTCCAAGATGAGCCAGTTTTTTTGAAGTCAGTGATTTAAATTATTATGAAATCAAATAAACTTACAAGTCTGTTTTTATTCTTTTTAGATGTGATCACCCTATCGACATTATTTTTCATAATGACTGTATTCAGGCATGGCACAACGAACTTGCCGCCTCACTTCAATTTAAGCATCATCATTTGTATCTTTATTTCATGGTTCGTTCTTTACACTATCAGCGGTTATAATGGTTCTCATGACATGCTGAGTTTGTCTTATACAAGCCAACACTTTATCGCCCTGTTAATTGCCCTTTTATTAACAGTCTTCAGCATTTATATTTTCACGCTTTCACCCTCCTGGCAATTCAGTCGGAGCGTACTGCCTTTAACCTATTTTTTGTTTATTCCCCTTTCAATCTACTACAGAAGAATGATCAGCATAAAAATGATTAGTTTGCTCAAGGAAGATTACTTCCTCGTACTGGGAGTGTCGAATCTTGCAAAAAAGCTATGCGAGGAATACCAGGGTTCAGGGCTCCCTCAAAAACTTCGAATTGCAACAACTAAAAAAACATCTGAAAGAGAGTATATATTTGGAGAGAATTCCCCCCAAATTGAAACATTACCTGCAAACCTTGCCGGATTCATCGATAACAGATGCACTGGTGTTATTCTGGCTGATACAAATGTAAACCAGTCCATACTGGATAATCTGACTGCTATCCATTTTAATAAAGTCCCCGTCATGTCAATCGAATCTTTTTATGAAAGATTCATGCAAAAGGTTCACATACCCGGCATCAGTCATTTCTGGCTTCTCCAGGATGGCTTCATGCTCGTTGGAGCTACCGTTTACGACAAGGTAAAACGGATATTGGACATCATTCTTTCCTTATTATTGTTTACTTTAACCCTTCCTCTATTCCTTTTAATCCCTATTTTGATTAAAGTGACCAGCAGGGGGCCTGTCATTTACAGGCAATCAAGGGTTGGCAAGGACAGGGTTCCTTTTACGCTGCATAAATTCAGGACCATGAAGGAAGGTTCCGAAAAGGGTGATTCCTATACGAGAGTTTCAGATGAAAGAATAACGGGTCTGGGCAAATTTTTAAGAAGGACCCGCCTTGATGAACTTCCTCAATTATGGAATGTTTTAAAAGGGGATATGAATTTCATTGGTCCTCGAGCGGAATGGATAAAACTCACGGAAGAATATGAAAAAAAAATCCCCTATTATCACTTCAGGCATTTAGTCAAACCGGGAATCACCGGCTGGGCACAGGTTAACTACCCTTATGGGGAAGGTATTCAAGACACTATAAAAAAACTCGAATATGATCTCTACTATATCAGGCACTACTCTCCTTTACTTGACGCAAAAATTATTCTTAAAACAATTTACGTTATTTTCTTCGCTAAAGGACAATAGACGCTTTTTTTCTTTTACTTGACTCTTTTGTAATGCACCTATAGAATTTTATCTATTTTATTATTAAGGACAGCAGATGATTTTAATGATTGATAATTATGA comes from Deltaproteobacteria bacterium and encodes:
- a CDS encoding glycosyltransferase; this translates as MKLLVVIPSYWPAIKFGGPIHSVHTLNKTLVKMKIDVTVFSTNAGIEKIVPVNEEIIRDGVKITYFSYSKRFEFMAATGWQFSRCLINELKKSLKNFDLVYITPIWNFPVSIAAHYCRKFKVPYVISPRGTMYGETLSKKAWKKMIYYWLVSNRDIKHASAIHYTTHDEAERCYIPHRRSENAIILPNGIDLSDFKDLPSKKALRTKYPYLENKKVILFMGRINWKKGLDILIDAYGKLVSERDDVHLIIAGNDENGYINQVKKWINTYGMKYFDASSGTITINEIPDVTFTGLIKDKEKLIAYAGSDLFVLPSYSENFGMSVIESMATGTAVLISNHVGLYKEVVKNNAGFIVKTTWESIYEGLAEMLDNDRHRNMLSNNGKKMVRDCYNIENIGNNMINAFKKVLNSV
- a CDS encoding class I SAM-dependent methyltransferase, which gives rise to MFDEITKDYGWEIPNPFPRCNYDLILSAELIGRLYNRDLYLKNLNSWLKEGSYLIITTPCHGYLKNLIIALTNKFDNHINSLWEGGHIKFFSKKTLSHLLRDNGFKPIYFKGSGRMLYLWKSMIIIAKKL
- a CDS encoding glycosyltransferase family 2 protein, whose translation is MEINDHYSKEIMTLPISVIILTYNEENNIEDCLNSLTGWIREIFIVDSYSTDRTLQIAEKYTDKIYQHHFENYSRQRNWALETLPIKTDWIMNIDADHRITAELKNKLLGIFSDKIDEEINGYIASRRTIFMGRWIHYGGHYPVYHAFLFRRGFGICENKLYDQHFLVKGRVEKIPCDIIDIISDSITRFTERHNHWASLEASEQLISNTGNRSIVEPRISGHEIEKRRYKREIYYKLPLFARAFLFFIYRYIFKLGFLDGKEGLIFHFLQGFWFRFLIDAKLYEIKKQSIKK
- a CDS encoding carbamoyltransferase → MIILGLNAYHGNASAAIVVDGKLLAAVEEERFNRIKNWAGLPVESIKFCLNEAKILIDKVDHIAVNRNPKANISKKALFALSRKPPLRIIADRLKNASKIGDIKSELTSLFETNIKAQMHNIEHHIAHLASTFFVSPFDKAALLSVDGFGDFVGAMWGIGSENRINVKHRTFFPHSLGLFYLAFTQYLGFSNYGDEYKVMGLAPYGEPRFMNEMNKVIKINFSKDKPFELDLDYFIHHSKGVRMTWDKGIPEMGPVYSDKLISLFGPARQKGEELTQRHKDIAHSLQKRYEEAFFHILSQVYEKTKSKNLALSGGCAMNSVANGKIFEGTPFREVYIQPAAGDAGGAIGAAYYVWNQILGNKRSFVFEKPYVGPQFNDAQIEILINTKQDELEEFIIDKINDQALLCKKAAEEISKGKVTGWFQGRMEWGSRALGNRSILGDPRRMDMKDILNKKIKRRESFRPFAPSINIEATSEYFERSYPDPFMLKVYKVKESKRKIIPAVTHIDGSGRLQTVSKEINPLYWKLINEFRKITEVPVLLNTSFNENEPIVCKPDEALNCFLRTNMDVLVLGNYFIKRRQ
- a CDS encoding glycosyltransferase, whose product is MKISIVTPTLNASKTIKKCIKSINSQDYPHTEHVIIDGNSKDGTLEIINRYPSNNRIVLSESDHGIYDAMNRGILMASGEIIGILNADDFYPDNNIISRVVNAFEENETDSCYGDLIYVDPINTTQFIRYWKSSPYNDKLFYKGWMPPHPTFFVKKRAYENYGLYRLDLGTAADYELMLRFLLKFSISTHYIPHVLVKMRTGGKSNLSIKNRIMANINDRKAWKINGLKPKPWTLFLKPLSKMSQFF
- a CDS encoding exopolysaccharide biosynthesis polyprenyl glycosylphosphotransferase — protein: MKSNKLTSLFLFFLDVITLSTLFFIMTVFRHGTTNLPPHFNLSIIICIFISWFVLYTISGYNGSHDMLSLSYTSQHFIALLIALLLTVFSIYIFTLSPSWQFSRSVLPLTYFLFIPLSIYYRRMISIKMISLLKEDYFLVLGVSNLAKKLCEEYQGSGLPQKLRIATTKKTSEREYIFGENSPQIETLPANLAGFIDNRCTGVILADTNVNQSILDNLTAIHFNKVPVMSIESFYERFMQKVHIPGISHFWLLQDGFMLVGATVYDKVKRILDIILSLLLFTLTLPLFLLIPILIKVTSRGPVIYRQSRVGKDRVPFTLHKFRTMKEGSEKGDSYTRVSDERITGLGKFLRRTRLDELPQLWNVLKGDMNFIGPRAEWIKLTEEYEKKIPYYHFRHLVKPGITGWAQVNYPYGEGIQDTIKKLEYDLYYIRHYSPLLDAKIILKTIYVIFFAKGQ